In Caproiciproducens sp. NJN-50, the following are encoded in one genomic region:
- a CDS encoding CoA transferase subunit A, with product MLNRISKVMSAEEAVASFLRDGDCLAVGGFVTNRRPYALVREVIRQKKRNLYVEGGPSGGDIDMLIGAGCVEIIMVSYIANSGYTQVCRRFRDAVEHGKILFEDYSMDVQTIIYHGAALGLSYIPVKNMLGSDLAEKWGISREERKKHPKLPGEKFVVQEDPFHPGSKLCCVPTPEIDVALIHAQLASPDGTVRIVGAPFQDADIAMAAKHTIVSCEQLVSNEEIRRHPERNTLTGLCVDAVVEAPAGAHPSQCFGCYDYDSQFYLDYDRASRSQEDFDSFIREYVEDCPAHQDYLDKLGAGRLINLRVKPGLGYVPGLKRR from the coding sequence ATGCTGAATCGCATCTCAAAGGTCATGTCCGCGGAAGAGGCCGTGGCGTCGTTCCTCCGGGACGGCGATTGCCTTGCGGTCGGCGGATTCGTCACAAACCGCCGACCGTACGCGCTGGTCCGGGAGGTGATACGCCAGAAAAAGCGGAATCTTTACGTGGAGGGAGGGCCGTCCGGCGGCGACATCGACATGCTGATCGGGGCGGGCTGCGTGGAGATCATCATGGTCTCCTACATCGCCAATTCCGGCTATACCCAGGTCTGCCGCCGCTTCCGCGATGCCGTGGAACACGGGAAAATCCTTTTTGAAGATTATTCCATGGACGTTCAAACCATTATCTATCACGGCGCGGCGCTGGGGCTGTCCTACATACCCGTTAAGAATATGCTCGGCTCCGATCTGGCGGAAAAATGGGGAATTTCCCGCGAGGAACGAAAAAAGCACCCCAAGCTGCCGGGTGAGAAATTTGTCGTTCAGGAGGACCCCTTCCACCCGGGGAGCAAACTGTGCTGCGTCCCGACGCCTGAAATCGACGTGGCACTGATCCACGCTCAGCTGGCCAGCCCGGACGGCACCGTGCGCATCGTCGGCGCGCCTTTTCAGGATGCCGACATCGCCATGGCGGCCAAACACACGATCGTATCCTGCGAACAGCTTGTGAGCAATGAGGAGATCCGCCGCCACCCGGAGAGGAACACCTTAACGGGCCTTTGCGTGGATGCCGTCGTGGAGGCCCCGGCGGGCGCCCACCCTTCCCAGTGCTTCGGCTGCTATGACTACGACAGTCAATTCTATCTTGACTATGATCGGGCCAGCCGTTCCCAGGAGGATTTTGATTCGTTTATTCGGGAATATGTGGAAGACTGCCCCGCGCACCAGGACTATTTGGACAAGCTGGGTGCCGGCCGTCTGATCAATCTGCGCGTCAAGCCCGGCCTTGGCTATGTGCCGGGCCTCAAGCGACGCTGA
- the fba gene encoding class II fructose-1,6-bisphosphate aldolase, protein MSLVNTKEMFQKAYGGGYAIGAFNVNNMEIVQGITEACAELKAPVILQASAGARKYATHTYLVKLVEAAVVEHPELPVALHLDHGPSYEVCKDCIDGGFTSVMFDGSSKHYEENVEETRKVVAYAHKYNVTVEAELGRLAGIEDAVSVADDKAQYTDPDQVQDFVKSTGVDSLAIAIGTSHGAYKFKPGQKPQLRFDILEEVSRRLPGFPIVLHGASSVIPEFVQMINQYGGKMPDAIGIPEDMLRKAATMAVCKINIDSDLRLAMTATVRKYFAEHPDHFDPRQYLGPARDAIKGMVEHKITAVLGCANKI, encoded by the coding sequence ATGTCTTTGGTCAACACAAAGGAAATGTTTCAGAAAGCATACGGTGGCGGGTATGCGATCGGCGCCTTCAACGTCAACAATATGGAGATCGTGCAGGGAATCACCGAGGCCTGCGCGGAACTGAAGGCCCCCGTGATCCTGCAGGCATCTGCGGGTGCGCGGAAATACGCGACCCATACCTATCTGGTCAAGCTGGTGGAGGCGGCGGTCGTCGAACACCCGGAGCTGCCGGTCGCGCTGCACCTGGACCACGGCCCATCCTATGAGGTCTGCAAGGACTGCATCGACGGCGGTTTCACCAGCGTCATGTTCGACGGCTCCTCCAAGCACTATGAGGAGAATGTGGAGGAGACCAGGAAAGTGGTCGCTTACGCCCACAAATACAATGTGACCGTGGAAGCCGAACTCGGCAGGCTCGCCGGTATTGAGGACGCGGTCAGCGTCGCGGACGACAAGGCGCAGTACACCGACCCGGACCAGGTGCAGGATTTCGTAAAAAGCACCGGCGTCGATTCTCTGGCCATCGCGATCGGAACAAGCCACGGCGCGTACAAGTTCAAGCCGGGCCAGAAGCCCCAGCTCCGCTTCGACATTCTGGAGGAGGTTTCCAGACGCCTGCCCGGATTCCCGATCGTTCTGCACGGCGCTTCCAGCGTGATTCCGGAATTCGTTCAGATGATCAACCAGTACGGCGGCAAGATGCCGGACGCGATCGGCATCCCGGAAGACATGCTCCGCAAGGCCGCGACTATGGCCGTATGTAAAATCAACATCGACTCCGACCTCCGCCTTGCCATGACGGCAACCGTGCGCAAGTATTTCGCGGAGCACCCGGACCACTTCGACCCGCGCCAGTATCTCGGACCTGCGCGCGATGCAATCAAGGGCATGGTCGAACACAAGATTACTGCGGTTCTCGGCTGCGCAAATAAAATCTGA
- a CDS encoding sodium:solute symporter family protein, whose protein sequence is MNLLHFAGAAAVLLLITAVGVYSGRKVKSAADFATGGCSAGTGIVAGSLVGTLVGGASTIGTAQLAFTYGFSAWWFTLGGGIGLLLLALFFAKPLYNSKITTLPQIFTREYGRRTATVSTVLISVGTFLSIVSQLLSGVALVTSVSSVNALAAAAVIVLLMLAYVVFGGVWGAGLVGIVKTILLYVTTIVCGAVALKLAGGLDSLRSSLRPEQYFNLFARGVWKDGGAGLSMVFGILTTQSYVQSLVSAKSARVAKSGALLAGVLTPVIGVAGIFVGMYMRIAAPDIVPASAMPAFVLRCLPPLLGGVVLATLLVALVGTGAGLALGLSSMICNDIYKVYMNRNAADNVLLRISRTVIFAILGGAFLFTFGNMGSLILNWSFLSMGLRGAVAFAPLLFALFFPGRVKGTAALAAVIAGPICILAGEFVLPEQIDPLFLGIGVSLCIMLFQMRPRAEQEKVKTEDKG, encoded by the coding sequence ATGAACCTTCTGCATTTTGCAGGCGCCGCAGCCGTGCTGCTGCTGATTACCGCTGTTGGAGTCTATTCCGGCAGGAAAGTCAAAAGCGCCGCCGATTTCGCCACCGGAGGCTGTTCCGCGGGGACCGGCATCGTCGCCGGTTCTCTGGTCGGCACGCTTGTGGGCGGCGCGTCAACGATCGGAACGGCGCAGCTTGCTTTCACTTATGGTTTCTCCGCATGGTGGTTTACCCTGGGCGGAGGGATCGGGCTTCTGCTTCTGGCCCTGTTTTTTGCGAAACCGCTTTACAACAGTAAAATCACCACACTTCCGCAGATCTTTACCAGGGAGTACGGGCGGAGAACGGCAACGGTTTCCACGGTCCTCATATCGGTCGGAACGTTTCTGAGCATCGTTTCACAGCTTTTATCCGGCGTTGCGCTGGTCACTTCAGTCAGTTCCGTCAACGCCCTTGCCGCCGCCGCGGTGATTGTTCTCCTCATGCTTGCCTATGTGGTCTTTGGAGGCGTTTGGGGAGCCGGGCTGGTTGGGATCGTTAAGACGATCCTGCTGTACGTCACCACAATCGTCTGCGGCGCCGTCGCTTTAAAACTCGCCGGGGGGCTGGATTCCCTTCGGTCGTCCCTTCGCCCGGAACAATATTTTAACCTGTTTGCCAGAGGCGTCTGGAAGGACGGCGGAGCCGGGTTATCCATGGTGTTCGGCATACTGACCACCCAGTCCTATGTTCAGTCGCTGGTTTCCGCAAAGAGCGCCCGAGTCGCCAAATCCGGCGCGCTGCTGGCCGGGGTCCTGACTCCCGTCATTGGCGTTGCGGGCATCTTCGTCGGCATGTATATGCGCATTGCCGCCCCCGATATCGTGCCGGCGTCCGCCATGCCTGCCTTTGTGCTGCGCTGCCTGCCCCCCCTTTTGGGCGGCGTCGTGCTGGCGACGCTGCTGGTGGCTTTGGTCGGCACCGGCGCGGGCCTTGCCCTGGGGCTGAGCTCCATGATCTGCAATGATATTTATAAGGTTTATATGAATCGCAACGCGGCGGACAACGTGCTGCTGCGAATTTCCCGGACCGTTATTTTTGCGATTTTGGGAGGCGCGTTTCTTTTTACATTTGGAAATATGGGCTCTCTTATCCTGAATTGGAGCTTCCTGTCGATGGGCCTGCGAGGGGCCGTGGCTTTTGCCCCCCTGCTTTTTGCGCTCTTCTTTCCCGGACGCGTCAAAGGCACCGCCGCGCTGGCTGCGGTGATTGCGGGCCCTATCTGCATTTTGGCGGGAGAGTTTGTTCTGCCGGAGCAGATTGATCCCCTTTTCTTAGGAATCGGCGTCTCTCTGTGCATCATGCTGTTTCAGATGCGGCCCCGCGCGGAGCAGGAGAAGGTAAAAACGGAAGACAAAGGTTGA
- a CDS encoding CoA-transferase subunit beta, whose translation MNWTPKQMMAVALARQIEDGKTYIIGTGLPLIGGALAKNTSAPNAHLIFETALFEGSPQEVPTSVSDLRINYQASVLWPQYRYFGFQILAARRGKIAAGFLGGAQIDPYGNLNSTCIGDYPHPQTRFTGSGGANGIATYCDTVIVMKHQKRRFVEHVDYITSPGWGDGPGGRAEAGLDSGRGPRAVITDLGVLRFDAVSRRMYLSECFPGVVPEKVQENTGFELDVSRAVEAVPPSEKILEILIHQVDPLRIMI comes from the coding sequence ATGAACTGGACACCGAAACAAATGATGGCCGTGGCTCTGGCCCGCCAAATTGAAGACGGAAAGACATATATCATCGGAACAGGGCTTCCTCTGATCGGCGGCGCCCTGGCAAAAAACACCAGCGCGCCCAATGCCCACCTGATTTTTGAAACCGCACTTTTTGAGGGCAGCCCTCAGGAAGTTCCCACCAGCGTGTCCGACCTGCGCATCAATTACCAGGCTTCCGTCCTGTGGCCGCAGTACCGCTATTTCGGATTTCAGATTCTGGCCGCCCGGCGCGGGAAGATTGCCGCCGGGTTTCTCGGCGGCGCCCAGATCGACCCCTACGGCAACCTGAATTCCACCTGCATCGGGGATTACCCGCATCCGCAGACGCGCTTCACCGGATCCGGAGGCGCAAACGGGATCGCCACTTACTGCGACACGGTCATCGTGATGAAACATCAGAAGCGCCGCTTTGTGGAACACGTGGATTACATCACCAGCCCCGGGTGGGGCGACGGGCCCGGCGGCAGGGCCGAAGCCGGTCTGGATTCCGGCCGCGGTCCCCGCGCGGTGATTACGGATCTGGGGGTCTTGCGGTTCGACGCGGTCTCCAGACGGATGTATCTGTCGGAGTGTTTTCCCGGCGTTGTTCCTGAGAAAGTTCAGGAAAACACCGGCTTTGAGCTGGATGTTTCCCGCGCCGTTGAGGCGGTCCCGCCTTCCGAAAAAATTTTGGAAATTCTGATCCATCAGGTAGATCCCCTGCGGATCATGATTTGA